CGGGCGTCGGGCGTGGTACAGTCGGGGGTGTGCTCGATCCCAGGCACTTGCGTGGGTGGTGGGGGGGAGGAGATGGTGGCTTCCGATGGTCAGGGCGCACGGGACCTGCATGAGGCCGGCGGGGTTGCCAGGGACTGGTCCGCATACGTGGAGACGCGCTACGGGGTGCGGGTGTCGTGGCGCCAGTGCCCTGTGCCGTTGGACAGACTGATCGCCACGCAACCCGAGATCGAGCTATTGAAGTACCGGCTCGTCCGCGACGAGGGCTTTCGGATCGAGGAGCCGATCGTGGTGTACAAGGGCCGGGCGGGCCCCTATTACGTGGTCGACGGCCACACGCGGGCCAGGGTGAGGTGGGATGCCGGGTGCACGACCGTCGAGGCCATCCTGCTGGACTGCCCGGAGGAGGCGGTGGAGCTGGATCTGGCGAGCGCGGCGTGTCGGAGCGGTGCCGGCGATTCCCGTCGCATCGGCGACGTGCCGATCATCGACAGGCTGGGCGAGGGCACTGCGGCATGGACGCGGAGGCGGCGCGAGCTGCTGCGGAAGCGCGGCTGAGGCCGGAGCGCCGGCGGCTCAGAGGATGTGTTTGGCGATGCGGCGGCCGACCTCGGTGATGCTGTCGGCCTGGGCGATGGCGGAGAGGCCGCGGCCGGTCAGCAGCATGGCGTCGTCATAGGTGTGCATGCCGCTGCGGGGGCCCTTTTCGAACAGGTGGCCGGTGCCGAGTTTCGCTTTCAGGTCGAAGCCGTTGCAGGGGTCGATGACGATGTCGGGCGCGCGGTCGACGTGGCGGCCCTGGAAGACCTCCTCGCTCTTCATGACCTGCCTGCAGACCACCTCGCCCGTTTCCGGGTGCTTGATGGCGCGGAGCTTGTCCATGATCTCCGTGCGGAGGGGGCGGTATTCGTTGTCGGTGACGACGCCGATGTCCCAGCGTCCCTGGCGCAGGATGTGGATGCGGCCGGGCACGAGGGAGAGGGCGCGCGAGCCCGGGCGCACGGCCTGGTAGCCCTTCTCTGGGGCGTTCTCGTAGTCCAGGTAGCCCTCGCGCTTGAGCCAGCGGTTGATCTGGACTTCCCAGCGCAGGTTGCAGAAGCCGTGGTCGCTGCAGATGAGCAGGTTCTCGTCGCCGACGAGCTTGACGACCTTGCCGAGGAAGTCGTCGAGCTTCTTGTAGAAGTCGTAGAAGAAGGCGGCGTCCGGCCCGCCGGGTTCGTCCTGGGCATGCCAGAGGAAGTGGTGGAGGCGGTCGGTGTCCATCACGTGCAGGAAGAACAGGTCCCAGCCTTCGTCCTGCTGCAGGAGGTTCAGGGCGGTGTTCCGGCGCGCTTCGGCGACCCGCTTGAGGTCTTCCTTGAAGCGTTCGGGCGACTGGGCGGCGACGGTGGGGTCGACGTCGATCTCGTACTTCATTCCCTGCAACTGGCTCAGGACGCCGGGGTTCGAGCAGGCGCGCTCGTCGAGCGTGGGTGCCAGGAATCCGCTGACCAGGAAGCCCTTGAGCTTTGGGGCGGGGTACGTCTGCGGGACGCTCAATGCGGCGAACCGCTTGCCGGCGTCCTCCAGGCGTTGCCAGAGGGTCTTGCACTTCAGGTCGTCGTAGGACGGGATGTACATGTCGAGGTTCGGCCGCAGCTCGACGAACCCGTAGATGTCGAACGCGCCGGGGTTCTCGCCGGTCTGAAAGGCGGACCATGCCACGTTGCTGACGGTGGGGAAGACGCTCTTGATGCGTTTGAGCGTGCCGCGCTCGGCCAGTCTGTGCAGGTTGGGCATGATGCCGTCGTAGGTGAGCTTCTCGGCCAGCGAGTAGGGGAAGCCGTCCAGGCCGATGCCGACGAGCTTCCGGGTCTTGCCGAAGCCGAAGATCATGGTCATGCCTTTCGAGAGACGGCGTTCGTCAGCCGTCCGTGTGAGTGACGATGCCGCCGGCGACGACGTTGCGGCCCTTGACGAGGACGAACCGCCCGAGTTCCGGCACGTTGTAGAAGGACTCGACCACGAC
This is a stretch of genomic DNA from Candidatus Brocadiaceae bacterium. It encodes these proteins:
- a CDS encoding ParB N-terminal domain-containing protein, with the translated sequence MASDGQGARDLHEAGGVARDWSAYVETRYGVRVSWRQCPVPLDRLIATQPEIELLKYRLVRDEGFRIEEPIVVYKGRAGPYYVVDGHTRARVRWDAGCTTVEAILLDCPEEAVELDLASAACRSGAGDSRRIGDVPIIDRLGEGTAAWTRRRRELLRKRG